A DNA window from Chthonomonas sp. contains the following coding sequences:
- a CDS encoding NAD(P)-dependent glycerol-3-phosphate dehydrogenase, with protein sequence MRIAVVGSGSWGTALAMILGRNGHSVLLLGKDPDEISMLRLARENATYLPGFAIPDSVEYGLVQESGGDCELAVLVTPSAAVVDVMRQEHLQPATWVVASKGLLPGTGAILTDFVTESRPQAKVAALSGPNLAVELARGIPTVAVAAAHDEALAEEVAHLFNSNKFRVYLSDDLTGVELSGALKNVYAITAGISDGLGFGDNTKGALIARALYEMTKVGVALGGRMETFFGIAGLGDLFATGVSKLSRNYRAGYGVGQGRALRTVMDEIGQVVEGVPTTEIGVRRVRQAGVQAPIMEGTHAVLAGAMSPRDGVGLLMDKLPKREGLGALIQQIAEGK encoded by the coding sequence ATGCGGATTGCGGTAGTTGGTTCGGGAAGTTGGGGCACGGCGCTCGCCATGATTCTCGGGCGCAACGGGCACTCGGTGCTGCTCCTTGGCAAAGACCCAGACGAGATTTCGATGCTGCGGCTCGCCCGTGAAAACGCCACCTACCTGCCTGGATTTGCCATTCCCGACAGCGTTGAGTACGGCCTCGTGCAAGAAAGCGGCGGCGATTGCGAATTGGCCGTGCTGGTCACCCCTTCGGCGGCGGTCGTGGATGTGATGCGCCAAGAGCATTTGCAACCCGCCACCTGGGTGGTGGCGAGCAAGGGCTTGCTGCCCGGCACGGGCGCAATTCTCACGGACTTTGTCACCGAATCGCGACCGCAAGCCAAGGTCGCCGCGCTGAGCGGCCCGAACCTCGCCGTCGAGTTGGCGCGCGGCATCCCCACCGTCGCCGTCGCTGCCGCCCACGACGAAGCGCTGGCCGAGGAGGTGGCGCACCTGTTTAACTCCAACAAATTCCGCGTGTATCTGAGCGACGACCTCACCGGCGTTGAACTGAGCGGCGCGCTGAAGAACGTGTACGCGATCACGGCGGGAATCAGCGACGGCCTCGGCTTTGGCGACAACACCAAGGGCGCGCTCATCGCCCGCGCGCTCTACGAAATGACCAAAGTCGGCGTGGCGCTTGGCGGCCGCATGGAGACGTTTTTCGGAATCGCCGGGCTCGGCGATCTTTTCGCGACCGGCGTCAGCAAGCTCAGCCGCAATTACCGGGCAGGCTACGGCGTGGGCCAAGGACGCGCGCTGCGCACCGTGATGGACGAGATTGGCCAGGTGGTCGAAGGCGTCCCCACGACCGAGATCGGGGTTCGCCGCGTGCGGCAGGCGGGGGTTCAGGCGCCGATTATGGAGGGCACCCATGCCGTGCTCGCCGGGGCGATGTCGCCTCGCGACGGGGTGGGGCTGCTCATGGACAAGTTGCCGAAGCGCGAAGGCCTGGGCGCCCTCATCCAGCAGATCGCCGAGGGCAAATGA
- a CDS encoding 2-oxo acid dehydrogenase subunit E2, with amino-acid sequence MAQQPLNIPAIGEGLQEARIVAFLKQPGDTIKRDELIYQMETDKAVMDVESPVEGVLVSWNAKVDDVLAIGAQVGVIETVVAAAAPVASVPPAAPATTSSNSLELQIPAIGEGLQEARIVAFLKQPGDSIKRDELIYQMETDKAVMDVESPYEGVLDEWFAKVDDVLAIGAPVGRMTGVGAASAPSHAPAAPAAPSAPAAVAAPVATGGPRRLDIPPRTRAYAKEKGLSEETLQTIPASGSKLMPADIDAFLSGGAAPAATVAAPVSNDQYSEATIGGKQRVLNSRMVRGNQLVVPGTIMVQVRWEAIEARRAAYKAGGGEFQPSSFTMFAYAVVKAVAEFPGFRTAMVGDDILRTYHHCNLGVAVGLPGDELVTAVVDNSTKMGWEEFAAAMRRQIDIARSGQDQANASVTISLTNMQAFGLRDAVPVVVPPSVATLFLGETYKGIDQDAADVRLATYANLALTFDHRVINGVGASLFIQKIKESVENIDVTLGIA; translated from the coding sequence ATGGCCCAGCAACCGCTCAATATTCCTGCCATCGGCGAAGGCCTGCAAGAAGCCCGCATCGTCGCTTTTCTCAAGCAGCCTGGCGACACCATTAAGCGCGACGAGCTCATCTATCAAATGGAAACCGACAAGGCGGTGATGGATGTCGAGTCGCCTGTCGAGGGGGTTCTCGTTTCGTGGAATGCCAAGGTGGACGACGTTTTGGCCATTGGCGCTCAAGTCGGCGTGATCGAAACCGTGGTCGCAGCGGCGGCTCCGGTGGCTTCGGTGCCCCCGGCTGCACCGGCTACTACGTCATCGAATTCGCTGGAACTGCAGATCCCCGCGATCGGCGAAGGGCTTCAAGAAGCCCGCATCGTAGCGTTCCTCAAGCAGCCCGGCGACAGCATTAAGCGCGACGAACTGATTTATCAAATGGAGACCGATAAGGCGGTGATGGACGTCGAATCGCCCTACGAAGGCGTGCTCGACGAGTGGTTCGCCAAGGTGGATGACGTGCTCGCGATTGGAGCTCCGGTCGGTCGCATGACCGGCGTTGGCGCGGCCTCCGCGCCTAGCCACGCACCGGCGGCACCCGCTGCCCCCAGCGCTCCCGCCGCCGTGGCAGCGCCCGTTGCGACGGGCGGTCCGCGACGGTTGGATATTCCGCCGCGCACCCGCGCCTACGCCAAGGAAAAGGGTCTCAGTGAAGAGACTCTGCAAACGATCCCGGCGAGTGGCAGCAAGCTGATGCCCGCCGACATTGACGCCTTTTTGAGCGGTGGCGCGGCTCCGGCGGCGACCGTCGCGGCCCCCGTGAGCAACGACCAATACAGCGAAGCCACGATCGGCGGCAAGCAGCGCGTGCTCAACTCGCGCATGGTTCGCGGAAACCAGCTCGTGGTGCCGGGCACGATCATGGTGCAGGTGCGATGGGAGGCCATCGAGGCGCGCCGCGCGGCTTACAAGGCCGGCGGCGGCGAGTTCCAGCCGAGCAGCTTTACAATGTTCGCCTACGCCGTGGTGAAGGCAGTCGCCGAGTTCCCCGGATTCCGCACGGCGATGGTCGGCGACGATATTTTGCGCACGTATCACCACTGCAATCTCGGCGTGGCCGTCGGGTTGCCGGGCGATGAGCTGGTGACCGCGGTGGTGGACAACAGCACCAAGATGGGCTGGGAAGAATTTGCCGCCGCGATGCGACGGCAAATTGATATCGCCCGGAGCGGTCAGGACCAAGCGAACGCGTCCGTGACGATCAGCCTGACCAACATGCAGGCGTTCGGTCTCCGCGATGCGGTGCCGGTGGTGGTTCCGCCGAGCGTGGCGACGCTGTTCCTCGGCGAGACTTACAAAGGCATTGACCAAGACGCCGCCGACGTGCGCTTAGCGACCTACGCCAACCTCGCGCTGACGTTTGATCACCGCGTGATCAATGGCGTGGGTGCCAGCTTGTTCATCCAAAAGATTAAGGAAAGCGTCGAAAACATAGACGTTACTCTCGGCATCGCATGA
- a CDS encoding 6,7-dimethyl-8-ribityllumazine synthase encodes MRIAIIVSQWNELVTKALLQGAQETLNEQMVEVFQVPGAWEIPVLASRLISTNNFQGIVALGCIMEGETMHATLLAKDVSSALMNLQVSTQIPIGWGIITAQNAEQALDRAGMKLGNKGREAAGSVMEMVRLLNDIEVDDEFELPTFGEHDFNSLIEDEEYDPFKEE; translated from the coding sequence ATGCGAATCGCGATCATCGTTAGCCAGTGGAACGAGCTGGTCACCAAGGCGCTTCTCCAGGGCGCGCAGGAAACGCTCAACGAGCAAATGGTTGAGGTGTTTCAGGTTCCCGGAGCGTGGGAAATCCCGGTGCTCGCCTCGCGATTGATCTCGACCAACAACTTCCAGGGCATCGTCGCGCTCGGCTGCATCATGGAAGGCGAAACCATGCACGCCACCTTGCTCGCCAAGGACGTGAGTTCCGCGCTGATGAACCTGCAAGTGAGCACGCAGATTCCGATTGGTTGGGGCATCATCACCGCGCAAAACGCCGAGCAGGCCCTGGATCGTGCCGGGATGAAGCTCGGCAACAAGGGGCGCGAGGCGGCGGGTTCGGTCATGGAGATGGTTCGCCTGCTTAACGACATTGAGGTGGACGACGAGTTTGAACTGCCGACGTTCGGTGAACACGACTTCAATTCGCTGATTGAGGACGAAGAGTACGACCCCTTTAAGGAAGAATAA
- a CDS encoding ribonuclease HII, with amino-acid sequence MNFSATVIGVDEAGRGPIAGPVVVGAVRLPRMIAGLNDSKQLTPAQRAALRTEIESEAQWAVVFVEVTEIDRHNILQATFRGMERAVAQLALDNPVLIDGNQIPPGLLGRSTAVVKGDAHEAAIAAASILAKEHRDEHMIRLHDEFPAYGFDQHFGYFTPEHRAALMEHGPCAIHRRSFEPVQTMLLQPCLMLD; translated from the coding sequence ATGAACTTCTCCGCGACCGTGATTGGGGTGGACGAGGCGGGCCGCGGGCCCATCGCCGGACCCGTCGTGGTCGGCGCGGTGCGTCTGCCACGCATGATCGCCGGACTCAACGATAGCAAGCAGCTCACGCCGGCGCAACGCGCCGCCCTGCGCACCGAAATCGAATCCGAGGCGCAGTGGGCGGTGGTCTTCGTCGAGGTCACCGAGATTGATCGGCACAACATTTTGCAAGCCACGTTTCGCGGCATGGAGCGAGCCGTGGCCCAACTCGCGCTAGATAACCCCGTGCTGATTGACGGGAACCAGATTCCGCCGGGGTTGCTCGGGCGCAGCACCGCCGTCGTCAAGGGCGATGCCCACGAGGCGGCCATCGCCGCGGCTTCCATTCTCGCCAAGGAGCATCGCGACGAACACATGATTCGGCTCCACGACGAGTTCCCCGCGTACGGCTTCGACCAACACTTTGGCTACTTCACGCCGGAGCATCGCGCCGCGCTAATGGAGCACGGGCCGTGCGCCATCCACCGCCGGAGCTTCGAGCCGGTGCAAACCATGCTGCTACAGCCATGTCTGATGCTCGACTAA
- a CDS encoding YraN family protein yields the protein MSDARLRGNQAEVLAANALLARGYTIVTRRFKSRRGEIDLVARDGETWVFIEVKASERGHETALTHLTSDKRQRLSQAADEFFERFDLPPAACRFDVVTVQGEDVRHIEDAFGDWTD from the coding sequence ATGTCTGATGCTCGACTAAGGGGCAACCAAGCCGAGGTCTTGGCCGCCAACGCGCTGCTCGCGCGCGGCTACACGATTGTCACTCGGCGGTTTAAATCGCGGCGCGGCGAGATCGACCTGGTCGCCCGCGATGGCGAAACGTGGGTGTTTATCGAGGTGAAGGCCAGCGAGCGCGGCCACGAGACGGCCCTCACCCACCTCACCAGCGACAAACGTCAACGCCTCAGCCAGGCGGCCGACGAGTTTTTCGAGCGCTTTGATCTGCCGCCTGCCGCATGCCGATTCGATGTCGTGACGGTGCAGGGCGAGGACGTGCGTCACATCGAAGATGCGTTTGGGGACTGGACGGACTGA
- a CDS encoding gamma-glutamyl-gamma-aminobutyrate hydrolase family protein: MSKPIIGITADSVHKPDVPRTRGHIKINWNYPEEVAKAGGVPIVIPPTADMAAIAQLIDGWLITGGEDIHARYWGEDNHEHAKPNDDSRTSAEFKLFKEIAPNLPVLGICYGCQLMNVARGGSLVQHLPDHVETVHTDGPLQTVPLQSGSNLATAMASEAVTGQSWHHQAVGRVGEGLEVVGTHADGTIEAIEDRSHPYFLATQWHPERTPDDPATQALFRSFVRAAADYRSQR; encoded by the coding sequence ATGAGCAAACCCATCATCGGCATAACCGCAGATTCGGTGCACAAGCCGGACGTTCCGCGTACGCGCGGCCACATCAAAATCAACTGGAACTATCCGGAAGAGGTGGCCAAGGCGGGCGGCGTGCCCATCGTGATTCCGCCGACCGCCGACATGGCGGCCATCGCCCAACTGATTGACGGTTGGTTGATCACGGGCGGTGAGGACATTCATGCGCGCTACTGGGGCGAGGACAACCACGAGCACGCCAAGCCGAACGACGACTCGCGCACGAGCGCCGAGTTCAAGCTGTTTAAAGAAATCGCGCCGAATCTTCCCGTGCTCGGCATTTGCTACGGTTGCCAACTCATGAATGTGGCTCGCGGCGGGTCGTTGGTTCAGCACTTGCCCGACCACGTGGAGACGGTTCACACCGACGGCCCGCTCCAAACCGTGCCGCTGCAGAGCGGTTCTAATCTCGCGACGGCGATGGCTAGTGAGGCGGTAACCGGCCAAAGCTGGCATCATCAGGCGGTGGGACGCGTCGGCGAGGGCCTAGAGGTGGTCGGTACCCACGCGGATGGCACGATCGAAGCGATTGAAGACCGATCGCACCCCTACTTTTTGGCGACCCAGTGGCACCCGGAGCGCACTCCGGATGACCCCGCGACCCAGGCACTTTTCCGCTCGTTTGTCCGCGCCGCCGCCGACTACCGGAGTCAGCGATGA
- a CDS encoding AAA family ATPase has product MAAVASEIEVLIRAKYPILYIQSWEEERVELALGEICKKLNRKLHTWSVTQGFRPAMVNTNMNKPAGQLPSELEALAQVHEAPEFTVIILKDYHAYLRDNRVVRLLRDLAVKLRGKSQTLILLSPSLTLPTELEKDVTVVEFPLPNRDEISARLDEILAAVKGNENLDLTLTPEDREIIVKSSQGLTLEEVESSFARSFVEKKRLDVETVLEEKKQIVRKSGLLEYYPPNNSMNDVGGHDLLKDWLEKRKSSFTDKAKEFGIPAPKGVLLLGVQGCGKSLVAKAIATSWNLPMLKLDVGRIFGSLVGQSEENIRKAIRVAESVAPCILWADELEKGFAGVAGSGSGDSGTTARVFSTFLTWMQEKTKPVFLIATANDVSKLPPELLRKGRFDEIFFIDLPDEAERREILSIHLKKRKRDAANFDLEALAKQTIGFSGAELEQVVIAALFTAFDAGRELQTDDLMAEGRTQVPLSRMMAEDIAELRQWASMRTRPSASRNGAS; this is encoded by the coding sequence ATGGCGGCAGTGGCAAGCGAAATCGAGGTGCTCATTCGAGCGAAGTACCCCATCCTCTACATTCAATCGTGGGAAGAAGAACGAGTCGAGTTGGCGCTCGGGGAAATTTGCAAGAAACTTAATCGAAAATTGCACACATGGAGCGTCACGCAAGGGTTTCGCCCGGCGATGGTGAACACCAACATGAACAAGCCGGCGGGTCAACTCCCCAGTGAGTTGGAAGCCCTGGCGCAGGTTCACGAAGCGCCGGAATTCACGGTGATCATCCTCAAGGATTATCACGCGTATCTTCGCGACAACCGCGTGGTGCGGCTGTTGCGTGACCTCGCCGTGAAACTCCGTGGGAAAAGCCAAACGCTGATCCTGCTGTCGCCGAGCCTGACGCTGCCCACCGAACTTGAAAAGGACGTGACGGTCGTTGAGTTTCCGCTACCGAATCGGGACGAAATCTCGGCCCGCCTCGACGAGATATTGGCCGCCGTCAAGGGCAACGAAAACCTCGATTTGACCCTCACGCCGGAAGACCGCGAGATCATCGTTAAGTCCTCGCAGGGTCTTACCTTGGAGGAGGTGGAGTCCAGTTTCGCCCGCAGTTTTGTCGAGAAAAAGCGCTTGGACGTCGAGACCGTCCTGGAAGAAAAGAAGCAGATCGTCCGCAAGTCGGGTCTGCTGGAGTACTACCCGCCCAACAACAGCATGAACGACGTCGGCGGCCACGACCTGCTGAAGGACTGGCTGGAAAAGCGCAAGAGTAGCTTCACCGACAAGGCGAAAGAATTCGGGATTCCCGCGCCCAAGGGCGTGCTGCTGCTCGGGGTGCAAGGTTGCGGAAAGTCGCTGGTCGCCAAGGCCATCGCCACGAGTTGGAATCTGCCGATGCTCAAGCTCGATGTCGGGCGCATTTTCGGGAGCCTCGTAGGGCAGAGCGAAGAGAATATTCGCAAGGCGATCCGGGTCGCCGAGTCGGTCGCGCCCTGTATTTTGTGGGCGGATGAGCTCGAAAAGGGCTTTGCCGGTGTAGCCGGAAGCGGCTCGGGCGATAGCGGAACCACGGCGCGGGTGTTCAGCACCTTCCTGACATGGATGCAGGAGAAGACGAAGCCGGTGTTCCTCATCGCCACTGCCAACGACGTCAGCAAGTTGCCGCCGGAGCTCTTGCGCAAAGGCCGGTTTGACGAGATTTTCTTCATTGACCTTCCCGACGAAGCCGAGCGGCGCGAGATTTTGAGTATCCACCTCAAGAAGCGCAAGCGCGACGCCGCCAACTTTGATCTGGAGGCACTAGCGAAGCAGACGATCGGGTTCAGCGGGGCTGAGCTCGAGCAAGTGGTTATCGCCGCGCTGTTCACCGCGTTCGATGCGGGTCGGGAGTTGCAAACCGACGACTTGATGGCCGAGGGCCGGACGCAGGTGCCGCTCAGCCGCATGATGGCCGAGGACATCGCCGAACTGAGGCAATGGGCCAGCATGCGAACGCGCCCCAGCGCGAGCCGTAACGGCGCATCTTGA
- the tdh gene encoding L-threonine 3-dehydrogenase produces MQAIAKTRSAAGLDLIEVEPAPLGPGEVRLRVEHGSVCGTDLHIYNWDAWSSARIKPVRIVGHEFCGTIIEVGPGVSTRKVGDYVASESHIVCGKCPRCLEGQGHICENTVILGVDVDGGFRPETVIPADNARLVPSEVPRNVASMLDALGNGVHTAMEGPVEDRVGLITGLGPIGLFGVAICRALGARKIYATEISDYRIKIAEELGVDVVLNPMKVDVAAELRRLEPKGVDFTLEMSGHPTALPLAIEATRPGGRVSMLGVYPGPLPNVDLNAAIFKGIVLQGIVGRKIWDTWHQMAWLLTEKKLNVLPVVTHQMPFTDFEEAMTIMKAGKAGKIVLDF; encoded by the coding sequence GTGCAGGCGATAGCCAAGACCCGCAGTGCCGCGGGCCTCGATCTCATTGAAGTTGAACCGGCCCCCTTGGGTCCGGGCGAAGTGCGTCTCCGGGTCGAACACGGCTCGGTGTGCGGCACCGATCTCCACATTTACAACTGGGATGCGTGGTCCAGCGCCCGCATCAAGCCGGTGCGGATTGTCGGCCACGAGTTTTGCGGAACAATCATCGAAGTCGGCCCCGGCGTGAGCACACGCAAGGTCGGCGACTACGTCGCGAGCGAATCGCACATTGTTTGCGGAAAGTGCCCCCGGTGCCTCGAAGGCCAGGGGCATATTTGCGAAAACACCGTGATTTTGGGCGTGGACGTGGATGGCGGCTTCCGGCCCGAAACCGTGATCCCCGCCGATAACGCGCGCCTGGTGCCAAGCGAAGTGCCGCGCAACGTGGCCAGCATGCTCGACGCGCTGGGCAACGGCGTGCACACCGCGATGGAAGGGCCGGTTGAAGACCGAGTCGGCCTCATCACTGGGCTTGGGCCGATCGGCCTGTTCGGCGTCGCGATTTGCCGAGCGCTTGGCGCCCGAAAAATTTACGCTACCGAGATCAGCGACTACCGAATCAAGATTGCCGAGGAGTTGGGCGTGGACGTGGTACTCAACCCGATGAAGGTGGATGTCGCCGCGGAGCTTCGCCGACTGGAGCCCAAAGGGGTGGACTTTACGCTAGAAATGTCGGGCCACCCGACCGCCCTGCCCCTGGCGATTGAGGCCACTCGGCCCGGCGGACGAGTGAGCATGCTCGGGGTGTATCCGGGACCGCTCCCGAACGTGGACCTGAACGCGGCGATCTTCAAGGGCATTGTTCTGCAAGGCATCGTGGGTCGCAAAATCTGGGATACCTGGCACCAAATGGCGTGGCTGCTCACCGAAAAGAAGCTGAACGTGCTGCCGGTGGTGACCCACCAAATGCCGTTCACCGACTTTGAGGAAGCGATGACGATCATGAAGGCCGGAAAGGCTGGCAAGATCGTCTTGGACTTTTGA
- a CDS encoding hydroxymethylglutaryl-CoA lyase yields MPEIKIVEVGPRDGLQNEKTPVPTANKLAFVRDLRDAGLEDIEVSSFVSPKWVPQLGDIAELWPELPEGGRYSALVPNEKGLERAIELGVDRIALFTAASDAFTQKNVNMTVAETLDAFARVIAGHRAQFPNGHIRGYVSTIFECPVGGPVSEAKVADVSGQLVELGVDEISLGDTTGVGSPRDTKRVLAAVLSEVPVSKVAVHFHDTRGTALANVAAALEMGVTIVDAAAGGLGGCPYAPGAGGNLATDDLVYFLEREGVATGVDPDRLAQASERIFEVLGRRSISHAQIARVAMRS; encoded by the coding sequence ATGCCTGAGATCAAGATTGTCGAAGTGGGGCCGCGCGACGGCCTCCAAAACGAGAAAACCCCGGTTCCCACCGCCAACAAGCTGGCGTTTGTCCGCGACCTTCGCGACGCGGGTCTCGAGGATATCGAAGTCAGCAGTTTTGTTTCGCCCAAGTGGGTTCCGCAACTGGGTGACATCGCCGAGCTTTGGCCCGAGCTACCTGAGGGCGGACGATACAGCGCCCTGGTGCCCAACGAAAAGGGTTTGGAGCGCGCGATTGAGCTTGGTGTGGATCGCATTGCACTGTTCACCGCGGCGAGCGACGCGTTTACGCAAAAGAATGTGAACATGACCGTCGCCGAAACGCTTGACGCGTTCGCCCGGGTGATCGCGGGGCATCGCGCGCAGTTTCCAAACGGGCACATCCGCGGCTACGTGAGTACGATTTTCGAATGTCCGGTCGGCGGCCCGGTGAGCGAAGCCAAAGTGGCCGACGTCTCCGGACAGCTTGTCGAGTTGGGCGTGGACGAGATTTCTCTGGGCGACACGACGGGCGTGGGCTCGCCGCGCGACACCAAGCGCGTCTTGGCGGCGGTGCTCAGCGAAGTTCCGGTGAGCAAAGTAGCCGTTCACTTCCACGACACGCGAGGAACCGCGTTGGCCAATGTCGCGGCGGCCCTAGAGATGGGTGTGACGATTGTGGATGCAGCGGCGGGCGGCCTTGGTGGGTGCCCTTACGCGCCAGGCGCGGGTGGCAACCTGGCCACCGACGACTTGGTTTACTTCTTGGAACGCGAAGGCGTCGCGACGGGCGTCGATCCCGATCGCCTCGCCCAGGCGAGTGAGCGCATTTTTGAGGTGCTGGGTCGGCGCAGCATCAGCCACGCGCAGATTGCGCGCGTGGCCATGCGAAGCTAG
- a CDS encoding acetyl-CoA carboxylase biotin carboxyl carrier protein subunit, with product MKVLVNGVEAELLPSDWQVERVGEGLRVRTPEGSFSAVAVTHHGKTLISFRGRTFTVEPFRKQRGAGPGGAASGESLAPMPAVVVDVLVAAGDTVTKGQRLLVIEAMKTQQPINAAFDGVVEVLPVSAGQQLAEGQLLVRVKPHA from the coding sequence ATGAAGGTGTTGGTCAACGGCGTTGAGGCCGAACTCCTGCCTTCGGATTGGCAGGTCGAGCGCGTCGGCGAGGGATTGCGAGTGCGCACCCCCGAGGGCTCGTTTAGCGCGGTCGCAGTGACTCACCACGGCAAAACGCTGATCTCATTTCGGGGCCGGACGTTCACCGTCGAGCCGTTCCGCAAGCAGCGCGGAGCCGGGCCGGGCGGAGCCGCCAGCGGCGAATCGCTGGCCCCGATGCCCGCCGTTGTGGTGGACGTTCTTGTGGCTGCGGGCGACACCGTGACCAAGGGTCAACGCCTGCTGGTGATTGAGGCGATGAAGACGCAGCAACCGATCAACGCCGCCTTCGACGGCGTAGTAGAAGTGTTGCCGGTTTCGGCTGGTCAACAGCTCGCCGAGGGGCAGTTGCTCGTGCGGGTCAAACCTCATGCCTGA